From the genome of Adhaeribacter pallidiroseus:
TACGCAGGCTTGCTGCTATTACTTTTTACCGCGGTGTACTTTCTCCGGCCTTTCGATAATTTAATCTCACATGTATCGCGAATCGCCCCCGCGAAGCCCGTGACCGGTCCTTTTTCGGACAAACGACCCGTTCCTCCGTTAAACCAACCACCGCCCCCACCTTTTCATAATCCGGACCGCCCTAACCCACCCCGTAACGGAGCACCGGTACGATTAGATATTGTGAGTATCTTTTTGTTTATCATGATTGTAACTTTAAGCATGGCCGTAGAAATAACCCAACAATGGCGCACTACGCAACAACGAGCCTTGCTGGCCGAAACCGATAAAGCCAAGGCCGAGCTATCGTTTTTAAAAGCGCAGATTAATCCGCATTTTTTATTTAATATTTTAAATAATATTTATTCCTTAGCCATTACCCAGAACGAAAACACCGCCGAGGCGATTCTGAAACTATCGAATTTGATGCGGTATTTAACGGATGAAGTAACCGCCGATTTTGTAGATTTAAAAGCCGAAGTAGCTTGCATGCAGGATTATATTGCTTTGCAACAGCTGCGTTTAAGCAAAAAAGTAAAGGTCAACTTTACAGTAACGGGTAATCTGGCCGAAAAAAAAATTGCGCCGCTGGTGCTTATTCCTTTTATCGAAAACGTTTTTAAATACGGGGTTAGTAACCGCGAAGAATCAAACATAGCTATTAGCTTACGAGCCGAAGAGCAAACAATTACTTTTTACTGCCAAAACCCGATTTTTCTGCACCAAACCAATCGGGAACGAACCGGCATTGGCCTGGCAAACACCCGCGAACGCCTGCAGCACTTATACCCGGATAATTACCAGTTAACCATTACCAGCGAAAACCAGCTTTTTACCGTAAGCCTTATTTTACCGGTTTAGCTTACCCACTCTTGCTTAAAAAAAATTTAAAAATAGCCTTGAAAAGTGCACCCGTAAGATGTGTCGCGGTAGACGATGAACCATTAGCCTTAGATATTATAACGGCTTACGTGGCCCGCTTGCCCGCGATTACCTTAATTCAAACGTTTGATGATGCCCTGGCGGCTTCGGAATTTTTACGAACGACAGAGATTGATTTGTTATTTGTGGATATTAACATGCCGGATATATCCGGGATTGATCTGGTGCGATCCCTGGCAATTAAACCATTAATTATTTTTACCACCGCTTATAAAAACTTTGCCTACGAAGGTTTTCAATTGGAAGCAGTAGATTATTTATTAAAGCCAATTGCCTTTGAACCATTCGTGAAAGCCGTAAACAAAGCCATTGATTTTCTGGAATTAAAAAATAAACCCAAGTCGGAGCCCGAAGAAAGCTTGTACGTGCATTCGGAATACCGGCTGCTAAAAATAAATTTGCGCGACATAGAATACATCGAAAGCCTGGAAGATTACATAAAAATTCATGTAACCGGCGCCCGTCCTATTCTGACTTTGCTTTCCATGAAAAAGGTTCTGGAAAAGCTACCCGACGCAAAATTTAAAAGAATTCACCGCAGTTTTATTGTGCCTATGGCCCAGGTTACCGCTATTCAAAACCGAAAAGCTATTTTGCTATCGGGTAAAGAATTGCCCATCAGCGATTCCTACACCGGCTTTATCCAGGATTGGCACCAAACAATTTTATAAGATGCAGTTATTTTTAAAATTACCAGAGCTTATTGTTATCCATAAGATTAGGCTTAACCTTATTTTTTAAATTTAATTTTCGGCACGTGGCCACTCCAGTATTAAAATAATGGCGTTATTACTTAAAGCTTCCAGTTCTACTTGGGGGGTATCCCACAGGGATAACCCGTCTTTTTCGTGCAATAACCGGCCTTCGGCTTCAAAAGCGCCAGCCAGTACAAAAGCAAAGAAAAACTGCTGATTATCCTCTAAAGGGTAAGTAATTTCTTGTCGCCCGGCAAACCGCCCCAAGCTTAACCTGAATTTATAATCAGGAACATTAGGTACGGAGTTGCCGGGTATTATTTCGGTAAGGGGGTTGCCGGGATCGTCGAGCGTGAAAGGTATCAGGTTCGTAAAAACTTCTGCAATCCCATTTTTCGCGCGTAGCCGAACTTGTAAGAAACAGATATTATCCTGGGCATACGGATTTACCAGCTGAAAGGAATAAGGCGCCGGTGCGGTTAGGATTAGTACCTGACCAACTTCTACGGGCATCAGGGCATTGGCGGGAGTACTTAGATTTACAGCCCCGGTTACCGGAATAATCAGGATGTGCGAGGCCTGGTCCAGGTGATAGGTTAAATTTTGGGATCCAGCCAAGGTTTCTTCGTTTACCAGGTACAAATCTCCGTAAGGTTGTTTATGTTCCTGATAAAAATCTTGGTAGTTAAATGTGCTAAACCGTTGCAGGTGGGGCGTTTGCCAGTGGCCACGTTGGTCAGCGAGGTAAATTTTACCGGGTATTTGCTTCATAATTTTAGGCTGTTTCGGTTTGAAGCGAGTAAATGGTTAAATAAGGTTGCAGCGCCAATAAATGCGTCAGGGTTATTTGCCCGATTGCCCGCTTATCCGAAACCAACAAATACTGGTGAACGGTATCGTGCCAAACCAAAGGTTCGGAATAAAAGTTAATGGCTACCTGGTGCTTGCTTTTATCCTGAATATCCGAGTTAATGATCTCAAATTGAAAATGATCAAATTGCAGGAAATGCTTGCCGAGGGTATTCAGGATATCCGGAACTATCTGGTTTAGCTGCTGCACGTACCCGATAATGGCCGCGCTCACTAAAAAATGCAGTTGTTCGGCACCTGGGGCATGTTGCATTAATTCGGCAAAAGAGCGGTATTTCTTTTCTGGGTTATACAGCTGAGCCTGCATTTTAAATTCGGCGTAACTATCTTCAAAAACCAGCTTTTCCCAAGGCTTTACTGCGGTCGACTGGATGATTTTCCGGTAACACAGCGTAATAATTCTATTGGCCATAACCATAAAAAAGAAAGCGTTAAAGCCGATCTTTTAACGCTTTTTTAAAATTTTTAAATTTAAGCAGCCACGTTTAGTTTAATGGCCAGTTTAAAGCCATTGGTGGTATCGCCGGTAACGGTGGCTATTTCCACGCCCGCACTATCGTCGCTAAACACATTATCTTTAGCATTGTAGGTATAGCCATTGAGCCCTTTTTTATAACCATTTACCGCCGCAACGGCACTGTTACTACCTTCCGGAAAAGCAATTTGCGTTACTTTTAAGGAGGTACCGCTGGCATTGTAGATATGCACGTGCATGTGAGTGGCCCGGCCGTTGTACCATCCCGGAAAAATAGTGGTAAAAGTAACCAGCCCGTTGGCGTCGGTAACCTGCCGGCCGCGTAAAAAATGGACCGCTTGCAGATTAGTAGATTGCATTCCTGAACCACCGTATTCCGAATAATTGCCGTCGGCATCGCAGTGCCAAATGTCCACGATGGCGTTCGCCAACCCCGCGCAGCTATTATTTATATTGCCAATCGTAATTTTCGCCGTTAGTTTATAACCAGTGCGGCCATCGGTAATATCGCTGCGCACGTAAGAAGCCGGACTTTTGGTCGGGAAAGGGCCTTCTGTTTCGGAGGGAGCTACCGTGCAAGTGCCGGAATCAGTACCGGTAGTAGTGTCGGCTCCGGTTCCGGAAGTGTTGGTAGTGGGAGTAACGGTATCGGCCTCTTTATCGCAGGCCGATAAAACTACCGGAGTAGCAATGGTGCCGAGGAGCAAACTCTTTAAAAAGCTTTTTCTTTCCATGATACAATTTTGTTATTGCGTTTGTTAATTAGTTAAGCAAATTTGCATCACCGGAGCGCTGGTAACAATAAAGTATCGGCCAACAGCACTTTTGTATCGACGAAAGCTTTTGTTTTGCTATCCGGAATAAACGATAAGTACAAAACGCTACAAATTTATTGTACCCTCATTTTAAATCACTAGAACATAACTTATTTAAAAATCAAGGTCTTAGCATCGCCACTCTATCTGCTCCCCCTTATGGTTAATTTCTAATCCAGCTTAATCATAAGTAAATTTGTATCGGAGTATTAGCCTTAACAAAGATGGCCTGGCACCGGAAAAGACGGGAGTTTAAACAAACAAAAAGGCGGAGGAGCAATATAACAATTGCTCCCCCGCCTTTTATTATTTTATAATTAAAACTAAGCGTTAATCGTCTCTGGTTTAAAAATTACGTAATGTTTGTTTTCATGGTAAGCCCGGTAGGTAATGCCATTCTGGTTGCAGAAATAGCTTAATTTATCTTCGGTGCTGCGTTTCAAGGGTTGGTGCCCGATTAACCCGAAAGCCAATAACCGGCTGGTGTCCGTGGAAGGATCGGGGGGAAATAAATCTTGTAAATAATCGCCGCTCACATATACCGGTGATTGATGAGCAGATTTTGCTAGTTCTCTGGTTTGTTGAAAAGTAAATGAAAACATTTTTTTACCCCTTTCTATTTTTAGTAATCTGGTTGGTTTAATTGATTAATGCAATTTTAGTTAAAGTTTCAAATAAGGCGATACACTATTTTACAAAAGGATAGTTCCCCCATTTATGAATAAACAATATTCAATCTTTATCTAAAATAAACAATACTTTTTACCCATTTTAAAGGTATATATTCTTGATTATTTTCAAATTTACCAACCATTTTATATATTTGAATTTTTAGATATTTACTAAAAAAGTTTCTGCCTAAGCGGATTGCCAAACCAAGCGAACTGTGCAGTTTATATACAAAATATCCTATATTAAAATATTTACCGATACCCCAGTACAGGCTGGGTTTAGCAGATAAAAATTTAAAAATTATCTTACTCCGACAAAGCTACACGACGCTTACGAACTACTTTAACCTGGTATTTATTTGATGGTAGATTCTATGACCTGGGCAATGGCTTGCAGCAAACCAATATCTATTTTTGAACTATTGTTTAATTGCGATTCGTCCAGAATGGCGCGGTAATTTTGATCTTCGTCGGGTTCAAAGGAAATCAGGTGGCCATCTACTTCTACCTCCAGTTTGTGGGTATATCCGCTCATTAAAAGCCGGGAAGTAAAGTCACGCTCCTCGCCTTGGTAGGTAACGGGTATGGCAAAATATTCATCGTCCATGCGGATTTGAGTTGATAAGGTTGGTATGAGGTTTAAATAAAGTTATTCAATTTCGCGGGCGTGCTCGTAGTCCTGAAAATCATCCAGGTTCCGGTAATTAGGCAAGTTTCTATCTTTCGGCATAATCGCCCAACCTTCCGCCTGATCCGGCGCTGATTGAATGGTATTACTTTCCAGCCATTGCGCCTGCTGATCAGCCGGAACATCCCGCAGGGCATAGGCCATATACTCTTCGTAAGTTAATTTATTATCCGGCATAAAGAAGGCTTTTAAATAATCCTTACGTGTAAATTTTAGATTTGATTTACCTTCACACAAGCTTTAACAAAACAACTTCTCTGGCAAACCTGGCAAATAAAATTTTTGCGGTTCAACAAGCTAGATGAGTTAGGCTCATGCAGCTGCATTTAACATTTTTAGTTAACCGCAGAGATAGAAATTAAAAAAACAGCCCCTGTAGCTTCACAGCTAAAAGCCGTTTGTACCACTAAGGCTGTTTTTTTAATTTTTACTGTTTTTATCCGGGTACCTTCGCATAAAGTTACAAAACCCAGACTCGCTTTTAAGATTTCCGGGCACCTTTGGCTACCGACTCCATTAAACCACGCATGTAGCCAATCGCGAATAAATTACCCAAAGTCATATAGCCCGGGCGGGTGTTCTCTTCGCCGGCCATGGTGGGCACGTGGTCCGGGCGAATAGCGCCTTTAAAGCCGATTTCGTAGTAAGCTTTCATAGATTCGTACATATCAATCTGGCCTTCGTCGTGGAAAGTTTCGGTGAACTTGGTGCTGGGCAGTTTGCCGCTTAAATCCTGTACGTTCCGGAAATGCACAAAATGAATTTTACCGGCTTTGCCCCAGCGCCGCACCAGCGACGGAATATCGGTACCCATTAAAGCAAAATTGCCCTGGCACAAGGTTACGCCGTTAAAATCGCTCGGCATAATTTTCAACATCCGGTCGAAGCTTTCGACGGTGTTCATAATCCGGGAAATACCTTGGATGCTATGCACCTGCGGATCATCGGGGTGCAAAGCCAGCTTCATTTCAATCTTTTCGGCTTCGGGTACTACGGCTTTCAGGAAGTACTCCAGGTTCTTCCACATGGTTTCTTTGGTTACTTCGCCGTATTTGGTGAGTGGTTTATTCTTGATGTCGTCGTAATCAAAAGCGGTTACCAGCGCGCCACCCCGGGCGGGCCGGTCCATTTGCGTACGGGCCCAGCTAATTACCGGCATCCAGTTGTAGCAAATTACGTTGACACCCGCTTTTTTTAAATTTTTCATGAACGTAATGAAGTTGGCAATTTCTTCATCGCGCCCATCTAAACCCAACTTGGTTTTTTCGCCCAAGGACGGTGGACCTTCTACTACCGTGTAATTTAAACCTACTTTTTTCCAGGCTTCTTTTACGCCGGCAATAGCTTGATATTCCCAAGGTTTTACGTTCGTTAAGCCGGTTAAACGGGTATCTATGCCGGCTACCGCCCCTAAAGCATCCATTTGCTTCGCCAGTTCTATTAATTGCTTGTTGGCCTCAATACCCGCAAAATAAGCGGTACTCATTTCCATGCCGGCGTCTTTAGCCATGGATTGTAAAGCCCCATTCGCTTTGGCATTTTCCGTTACCGAATGAGCTACAGCAGTGCTAATGCCGCCTACCGAAAGTGCGGCAGCCAGCGAAGCACTTTTTTTAATAAAATCCCTACGATTTTCTTTCATGATGTTTATTCAACTAGTATTTACTTGCTTTTGAGATGGTTATTCTTGGTAGAAAATTTAAAAATGCCATTTGCTTTGCAGAGGAATCAGATTTCAACAGTTTACTTTAAAAAAGACACCTCGCATCCTTTAAAGCATGCATTTTACGAAATTATCCGTATTTAAGCAATTATAAATTAATCTAATAATCAAGCACTTACTGCGGCATCTTTTAACGAAACCACCGCTTGCATCATGGCTTTGGTATAGGCTACGTTATAGGCTTGCGCCGCATAACCGCCGCCACCCGGATATTGGTTTTTAATCCCCCCGGCGTGTTCTTTGTCATAACTAATTTCGCGGGGATGTTCGGGATAAATGCCGAACTTATAATTTAAACCAAAAATTTCCTGCATAACGGCGAACATGTTTACCTGGCCTTCGTCGAAGAAAACTTCGGAGTATTTTACATAAGGTTTTTCCACGGTTACATTGCGGTAGTGGATATGGTTGATGCGGTCACGGGAACCCAGGTAACGGAGCACTTCCAAAGGATCTTCGCCGGTTTCGCGGGTTACCCCGCAGTCGTAGGTCATACCATTGGCGGGGCTGTCCACAATCTGAATTAAGCGTTGCCAATCTTTAAAGGTAGCCATAATCTGGGCATGGCCGTGGCTCACCGGAATCGGCGGATCGTTGGGGTGCAACGCCATCCGGACGCCGGCTTTTTCGGCTACCGGAATAACAGCTTTTAAGAAATACGTTAAATTTGCCCAGAGCATTTCGGCGGTTTGCGGGGTACCCAATTTGGGATCGGTAGGCAGATTCCTGCCTTTTTCGTAATCAAAACTGGTGTTGCCAGCCCCACCCCGCGTATCTTCGCGGTAGTAGCCTTCCATGAGCCGGTGCGCGTAAAAATTATACTCTACTACTGGTAAACCAACCGTGCCGGCAGCTCGCAAAGAGTCCTGAATCTGTTTAATTTCTTCGTCGCGTCCTTTCCGCCCGTAAATAGTATGCGGGTGGCCGCCAATCATCATGTTAATCACGGTTAAGCCTTCGGCCTTAAACCGGTTTATAATTTTCCGAAGGCTTTCCTCCGTCCAGGGAATAGGTGGGCCACCCATTAAAACATAATCTACCCCTATTTGCTTCAGTTGCCGCATTTCGGCTACCGAGGCATCATTACTTACGCCTACCGTTAACCGGGGCATATTTTCGCCTATCTTTATGGGCCACTCCGCTATTTTCGTCTTACTATTGACGCCGGCGGTTCTAACGGCAGTGCTGTTTTCTGTTTCCTGATTGCCCGTTTTGGAACAGGCATTTAAGCCTACAACCGAAAGAGCAGCCAAAGTGGTACTTTTTTTTAAAAATTCGCGGCGGTTATCATTCATGTTTTTCAAATTTAAGGTGGGTAGATGAAAGAATGCATTCATGGAAAAAGAAAGTAGCCGTTGAAAGCCGGACGAACCAGGATGGAAAGTTTATTACCCCAGAAGAGTAGTTAAGCCCTGGTGCCATAAGAAGCATAAAATTAAATGCTCCTTATGGCACCAGAACTTAACTACTGCTTTTTATTCAGAGCATTAGTAAATATTTAAAATTTCGGATACGGCACATTACTTATAAACGACTAAGCTTTGGCGCTGGCTTTTGCCACCGACTCGGCCAGGCCGCGCATGTAGCCGATAGCATACAAGGTACCCAGTGTCATGTAGCCCGGGCGGGTGTTTTCTTCGCCGTGCATGGTAGGCACGTGGTCGGGCCGGATGGTGCCTTTAAAGCCAATGTCGTAGTACGCCTGCATGGCCGCGTGCATATCAATCTGGCCTTCGTCGTGGAAGGTTTCGGTAAACTTGGTGCTGGGCAGTTTGCCGCTTAAATCCTGTACGTTCCGGAAATGCACGAAATTTATTTTACCGGCCTTGCCCCAGCGCCGGATTAGAGCCGGAATGTCGGCGCCCATCAACGAGAAATTACCCTGGCACATGGTTAAGCCGCTGTACTTACTGGGTACCAGTTTTAGCATGCGGTCGAAATTCTCCACGGTATTCATAATCCGGGAAATACCCTGGATGCTGTGTACCTGCGGATCATCGGGATGCAACGATAAGTTCATACCTATTTTTTCGGCTTCGGGCACTACGGCTTTTAAAAAATATTCTAAGTTCTTCCACATGGCTTCTTTCGAAACCTCGCCGTACTGCGTTAGCGGTTTGTTTTTAATATCGTCGTAATCAAAAGAAGTAACCAGAGCCCCTCCCCTCCCCGGCCGGTCCATGGTAGTGCGGGCCCAGCTAATTACCGGCATCCAGTTGTAACAGATCACATCCACGCCGCCGTATTGTTTCAGGTTTTTCATGAACGTGATAAAATTGGCGATTTCTTCGTCGCGGCCAGCTAAAGCCAGTTTGGTTTGTTCGCCCAAGGAAGGCGGCCCTTCTACCACGGTCCATTTCATGCCTTCTTTTTCCCAGGCGGCTTTGGTGGCTTTTATCGCTTCCGGATCCCAGGGTTTTAAGTTTGGATTTTTCACGATTCCCGAAACGGCATGCATGACATCTATTTGCTTAGCAAAAGGAACGCGCGGTGAATCGGGCCCCATGGCTAAGGCGAACTTCATGCCGCCATCCTTTTCAAATGCCTTTGGTGCTTTAGGTTTTTCTTTGGAAACTAGCGGCGGAGTAGCCATTCCGGTACTTACTCCGCCTATCGATAAGGCAGCAGCCATAGAAGCACTTTTTTTAATAAAATTGCGGCGATTGTCTTTCATGATTCCTGTTTTTTTAATTTTCTTTAAAATATTTTGGTGAATGCGTAATGGTTATATCCGGCAAATAGTTAATCCCTTTTAAACACTTTTCCAGCGTTGTTCTGTGGAGCCGGGAACCGGCTCCAGGTGTTGGTGCTATCTAATTTGATCAGTAACCAGTTTGCCTCCTGGCCGGCGGGGCCCGTTTGGCTCTTCCGGGCTGGTCTAAGCTTGTTTTGTTCGTGCCTCCCAATGCTTCGTTCCTCAGCACCACAACCAAAGGTTCGCAGAACCCAGAAGGCCCTCCTGAGCCAAACTGATGTCGTTTATGCTTAGCGGCCGCTTTTTTAGCTTTTTAAATAAAGCTTAACTAGTAGGTTGACCAATTTTGAAAGCGATATCGTTTCAATAACTTATCATTTAGGAGGAGCCTTTTTTGATACGTAGCTAACTAGTTTCCTCCTGAATGGCAGCTTCTTATATTTTTTTAAATTTTGATTGCTATGCAATAAATAGCTTGGGCCAGGTGCAAGATTTGACGCTAAACTGTTCTGTTGTTCCGCGCGTTTTTAGCGTCTTGATTTTCGATGGTTCTTTTTGTATCAAGACAAAAAGAACAAATACCTCAGCAATAAACCAACTTCACTCCGAAACCAAAGCAACTCCGCCAGCTATGCGAACGAGAATCTACTTAGCTACCAGTCTACTCTTTATCCCACCACACCCGGGTAGTATATAAATCCGGACCCTGGTTTTTAATGGCGTTTTCCACACTAGCCGCATTCAACGATTTTTCCTCGAAGGAATACATTAAGCGCCTTACCGGAGCGCCCCCGGTAGCGTTTAACGGGTAATTGATGGGCTGCAAGGCCGGCACTCCGGTCCGCCGCCAGTTCGACCAGGCTTCGAAAAAATCCAGGTACATGTAGTGGGCCAGGTAAAACTGGGTATGGATTTG
Proteins encoded in this window:
- a CDS encoding sensor histidine kinase, encoding MFRSKAFTLFTHALCWLLFFSLPLLFLNQRSETEQFTAIIQTLAYWLFYGCYIGLFYLHGYVLLPRFFLQKKYFAYAGLLLLLFTAVYFLRPFDNLISHVSRIAPAKPVTGPFSDKRPVPPLNQPPPPPFHNPDRPNPPRNGAPVRLDIVSIFLFIMIVTLSMAVEITQQWRTTQQRALLAETDKAKAELSFLKAQINPHFLFNILNNIYSLAITQNENTAEAILKLSNLMRYLTDEVTADFVDLKAEVACMQDYIALQQLRLSKKVKVNFTVTGNLAEKKIAPLVLIPFIENVFKYGVSNREESNIAISLRAEEQTITFYCQNPIFLHQTNRERTGIGLANTRERLQHLYPDNYQLTITSENQLFTVSLILPV
- a CDS encoding LytR/AlgR family response regulator transcription factor yields the protein MKSAPVRCVAVDDEPLALDIITAYVARLPAITLIQTFDDALAASEFLRTTEIDLLFVDINMPDISGIDLVRSLAIKPLIIFTTAYKNFAYEGFQLEAVDYLLKPIAFEPFVKAVNKAIDFLELKNKPKSEPEESLYVHSEYRLLKINLRDIEYIESLEDYIKIHVTGARPILTLLSMKKVLEKLPDAKFKRIHRSFIVPMAQVTAIQNRKAILLSGKELPISDSYTGFIQDWHQTIL
- a CDS encoding pirin family protein, whose translation is MKQIPGKIYLADQRGHWQTPHLQRFSTFNYQDFYQEHKQPYGDLYLVNEETLAGSQNLTYHLDQASHILIIPVTGAVNLSTPANALMPVEVGQVLILTAPAPYSFQLVNPYAQDNICFLQVRLRAKNGIAEVFTNLIPFTLDDPGNPLTEIIPGNSVPNVPDYKFRLSLGRFAGRQEITYPLEDNQQFFFAFVLAGAFEAEGRLLHEKDGLSLWDTPQVELEALSNNAIILILEWPRAEN
- a CDS encoding dioxygenase family protein, with translation MERKSFLKSLLLGTIATPVVLSACDKEADTVTPTTNTSGTGADTTTGTDSGTCTVAPSETEGPFPTKSPASYVRSDITDGRTGYKLTAKITIGNINNSCAGLANAIVDIWHCDADGNYSEYGGSGMQSTNLQAVHFLRGRQVTDANGLVTFTTIFPGWYNGRATHMHVHIYNASGTSLKVTQIAFPEGSNSAVAAVNGYKKGLNGYTYNAKDNVFSDDSAGVEIATVTGDTTNGFKLAIKLNVAA
- a CDS encoding mannonate dehydratase, whose product is MKENRRDFIKKSASLAAALSVGGISTAVAHSVTENAKANGALQSMAKDAGMEMSTAYFAGIEANKQLIELAKQMDALGAVAGIDTRLTGLTNVKPWEYQAIAGVKEAWKKVGLNYTVVEGPPSLGEKTKLGLDGRDEEIANFITFMKNLKKAGVNVICYNWMPVISWARTQMDRPARGGALVTAFDYDDIKNKPLTKYGEVTKETMWKNLEYFLKAVVPEAEKIEMKLALHPDDPQVHSIQGISRIMNTVESFDRMLKIMPSDFNGVTLCQGNFALMGTDIPSLVRRWGKAGKIHFVHFRNVQDLSGKLPSTKFTETFHDEGQIDMYESMKAYYEIGFKGAIRPDHVPTMAGEENTRPGYMTLGNLFAIGYMRGLMESVAKGARKS
- a CDS encoding mannonate dehydratase, which gives rise to MNDNRREFLKKSTTLAALSVVGLNACSKTGNQETENSTAVRTAGVNSKTKIAEWPIKIGENMPRLTVGVSNDASVAEMRQLKQIGVDYVLMGGPPIPWTEESLRKIINRFKAEGLTVINMMIGGHPHTIYGRKGRDEEIKQIQDSLRAAGTVGLPVVEYNFYAHRLMEGYYREDTRGGAGNTSFDYEKGRNLPTDPKLGTPQTAEMLWANLTYFLKAVIPVAEKAGVRMALHPNDPPIPVSHGHAQIMATFKDWQRLIQIVDSPANGMTYDCGVTRETGEDPLEVLRYLGSRDRINHIHYRNVTVEKPYVKYSEVFFDEGQVNMFAVMQEIFGLNYKFGIYPEHPREISYDKEHAGGIKNQYPGGGGYAAQAYNVAYTKAMMQAVVSLKDAAVSA
- a CDS encoding mannonate dehydratase; the protein is MKDNRRNFIKKSASMAAALSIGGVSTGMATPPLVSKEKPKAPKAFEKDGGMKFALAMGPDSPRVPFAKQIDVMHAVSGIVKNPNLKPWDPEAIKATKAAWEKEGMKWTVVEGPPSLGEQTKLALAGRDEEIANFITFMKNLKQYGGVDVICYNWMPVISWARTTMDRPGRGGALVTSFDYDDIKNKPLTQYGEVSKEAMWKNLEYFLKAVVPEAEKIGMNLSLHPDDPQVHSIQGISRIMNTVENFDRMLKLVPSKYSGLTMCQGNFSLMGADIPALIRRWGKAGKINFVHFRNVQDLSGKLPSTKFTETFHDEGQIDMHAAMQAYYDIGFKGTIRPDHVPTMHGEENTRPGYMTLGTLYAIGYMRGLAESVAKASAKA